One genomic region from Bombus terrestris chromosome 15, iyBomTerr1.2, whole genome shotgun sequence encodes:
- the LOC100643910 gene encoding uncharacterized protein LOC100643910 isoform X1: MWWIFLLNYVTIGLSLRLAAYISSGGLHGEIRFEKVTETSVRIRFSLQTTLQYPDQQWLWSVTQFPVDYTRIDDRCSRQHIGESIIDLTELVGPLDMPGNETGSVEISGISLTGEMGLWGKGLIFQDTYSSRTICASITVLEKNVEKFAEARFLETIAGSVWFRWLGGHGGDNISDTIIYVNLYHVNNKKLQGTKYTEHYWKIYVTDIFDISKDKSSCNILQTVFDPDNAGNGKAIGDIDARLGKIKVAVNHRNEYKTVYKDSKLSLLPSTDLLGPHRQLYLVIFHPKHDDSILHCSKINHRKPILAKTLINSHGIKGDVSLSQVTPFDPTWVNVSLTPINDLGTRLRYATKIKSYNIHELPPDPIKASNNFAKVCETTKKMYNPSNINIMDVPPAGLGTQDQYAIGDLSGKLQGRKEGSYHYDILPGSAKLNGIYWDTYLPLSGTHSVIHRSLVLHKYNETDNKSTVPWICGTLNLYLPDNIGQIPMVTAQVIYRYPIVGKIIFRQPKNDPQMDTTIIIENLVHADGNALNNSELHRWMVHDNPPGKDYYNWTGRCLSAGEPYNPYKVEWNSNPSEYCSMSEASLYRVGDLTRHSTINIAGKKLYGTLLTRRLFTDTMLPLSGPHSILGKSLVIYDDHGPRARGERLACSIISETYHRKAVARDWFGNGETISLRGKLEFLQQNEYDITNIELNLDGLDGKMSGYHIHMTPIEQDLEFPCESTSLYGHWNPFGINVSNTLSAGEGTTDQYEMGDLSGKFGTLENRKRYMKTFNDTILPLFGLNSILGRSIVIHKKQKNLRWACSTIERGYSPSEARELRAIASFHHPQGFAYGYIRMTQLIHHDGSQSETIIEIKLRHPGKHDRNITRNHNWAIYVNPVGVDAAVQVKDTRCVAGGYIWNPYFTQLADPLNDDLYRQECGSDLPLRCYVGDISGRLGPIDIGLQRQVFTDSNFPLAGTVSAMGRSIVIFDKNFGTDRFACANIEPDNDIVKYTNIRKPPRFVVAQFLEDVRKIIGVPDWMLSIDTRKTKILHSGACIQFLMHFRGPIASTLEQDFNKLISTGRLDTPSLYIPGYVPTKRKATLGYRQCGNQDPNDKSNNSYSIQNKHTSLFFKMTNFTLFSGSKFSLLNISSSQCSKLTLIVAVCIITKLL; encoded by the exons ATGTGGTGGATCTTTTTACTAAATTATG TTACCATTGGCTTGTCACTGCGTCTTGCCGCATATATTTCTTCTGGCGGTCTTCACGGAGAAATTCGATTCGAAAAAGTCACAGAAACGTCCGTAAGAATTCGATTTTCACTTCAAACTACTCTTCAATATCCAGACCAACAATGGCTTTGGTCAGTTACTCAGTTTCCTGTTGATTACACACGTATAGACGATAGATGCAGTAGACAACATATTGGAGAGAG CATTATCGACTTAACGGAACTTGTTGGACCACTCGATATGCCTGGAAATGAAACAGGATCAGTGGAAATTTCGGGCATAAGTTTAACCGGAGAAATGGGTTTATGGGGCAAAGGTCTAATATTCCAAGACACATATTCATCCAGAACCATTTGTGCTTCGATAACG GTACTAGAAAAGAATGTAGAGAAATTTGCGGAAGCACGTTTTCTCGAAACTATAGCGGGAAGCGTATGGTTTCGATGGCTGGGTGGTCACGGTGGTGATAATATTAGCGATacaataatttatgtaaatttgtatcatgttaataacaaaaaattgcAAGGTACAAAGTACACAGAAcattattggaaaatttatgTGACGGACATTTTTGACATCAGTAAAG ACAAATCAAGTTGCAATATTTTACAAACTGTCTTTGATCCTGATAACGCGGGCAATGGCAAAGCGATTGGTGATAtcgatgcacgtttaggcaagATAAAAGTAGCTGTAAATCATCGTAACGAATATAAAACCGTATACAAAGATTCAAAGTTGTCTCTACTACCTTCTACTGATTTACTCGGACCACATCGTCAATTATATTTAGTCATATTTCATCCGAAACATGATGACTCCATTTTACATTGCAGTAAGATTAATCATAGAAAACCTATCCTTGCCAA AACTTTAATTAATTCTCACGGTATCAAAGGAGATGTATCTTTATCTCAAGTGACTCCATTCGATCCAACATGGGTTAACGTATCATTGACACCAATCAATGATTTAGGAACGAGATTACGCTATGCTACTAagataaagtcatacaatattcaTGAACTACCTCCAGATCCAATAAAAGCTTCGAATAACTTTGCCAAAGTATGCGAAACAACTAAGAAAATGTATAATCCAAGTAATATCAATATAATGGATGTACCACCAGCAG GGCTTGGAACTCAAGATCAATATGCTATTGGTGATCTTTCTGGGAAACTTCAAGGTCGTAAAGAAGGATCGTATCATTATGATATCTTGCCAGGGAGTGCCAAACTTAATGGAATTTATTGGGATACATACCTTCCACTCTCAGGAACACATAGTGTAATTCACAGAAGCCTTGTTcttcataa ATATAATGAAACTGATAATAAGAGCACCGTACCATGGATCTGCGGTACCTTGAATCTTTATTTACCAGATAATATTGGACAAATACCAATGGTAACCGCACAAGTAATATACAGATATCCCATTGTTGGGAAAATAATTTTCCGTCAACCTAAAAATGACCCTCAAATGGATACTAccattataatagaaaatttagtTCATGCAGATGGTAACGCTTTAAATAATTCAGAATTACACAG gtGGATGGTTCATGATAATCCACCAGGCAAAGATTATTATAACTGGACAGGCAGATGTTTAAGTGCTGGTGAACCTTATAATCCTTATAAG GTAGAATGGAATTCAAATCCTAGTGAATATTGTTCAATGTCAGAAGCATCATTATATCGTGTGGGTGACCTAACAAGACATAGTACAATCAACATTGCTGGCAAAAAGCTTTATGGGACCCTATTAACACGAAGACTCTTCACGGATACAATGTTACCTTTGTCAGGTCCCCATAGTATATTAGGTAAAAGTTTAGTGATATATGATGACCATGGACCTCGTGCAAGAGGAGAAAGACTAGCATGTTCAAT AATTAGTGAAACATACCATCGCAAAGCAGTAGCAAGAGACTGGTTTGGAAATGGAGAAACAATTTCGCTAAGAGGAAAATTAGAATTCTTACAACAAAATGAATATGATATCACAAATATAGAACTAAACCTTGATGGTCTAGATGGAAAAATGAGTGGATATCACATACATATG ACTCCAATTGAGCAAGATTTAGAATTTCCATGTGAAAGTACATCCCTGTATGGACATTGGAATCCATTTGGTATCAATGTAAGTAACACGTTATCTGCAGGAGAAGGAACAACTGATCAGTATGAAATGGGTGATCTCAGTGGAAAGTTTGGCActttagaaaatagaaaaagatatatgAAAACTTTCAATGATACAATACTTCCTTTATTTGGACTAAATAGTATACTAGGTCGAAGTATAGTGATTCACAAAAAGCAAAAAAATTTAAG ATGGGCATGTTCAACTATAGAAAGGGGATATTCGCCATCTGAGGCTAGAGAATTAAGAGCAATTGCATCTTTTCATCATCCACAAGGTTTTGCATATGGCTATATAAGAAtg ACACAACTTATTCACCATGATGGTAGTCAAAGTGAAacgataattgaaataaaattacgacATCCTGGAAAACACGATCGTAATATT ACAAGAAACCACAATTGGGCGATATATGTAAATCCTGTTGGAGTAGATGCAGCTGTTCAAGTAAAGGATACTAGATGTGTAGCTGGTGGATATATATGGAATCCCTACTTTACACAGTTAGCAGATCctttaaat gATGATCTGTACAGACAAGAATGTGGTTCTGATTTACCACTTAGATGTTATGTAGGAGATATATCAGGTCGATTGGGTCCTATCGATATAGGACTTCAAAGACAAGTTTTTACAGACTCAAATTTTCCATTAGCAGGAACAGTATCTGCAATGGGAAGATCTATTGTTATTTTTGACAAAAATTTTGGGACTGACAGATTTGCATGTGCTAACATTGAACCTGATAACGACATTGTGAAGTATACAAATATAAGAAAACCACCACGCTTTGTAGT GGCACAATTTCTAGAAGATGTAAGAAAAATTATAGGTGTTCCAGATTGGATGTTATCCATAGATACTAGGAAAACGAAAATTTTACATAGTGGAGCATGCATTCAGTTTTTAATGCATTTTAGGG GTCCAATTGCTAGCACCTTAGAACAAGATTTTAATAAACTTATATCAACTGGACGATTAGACACACCTAGTTTGTATATTCCAGGATATGTTCCAACAAAACGAAAAGCAACATTAGGTTATCGTCAATGTGGAAATCAAGATCCAAATGATAAAAGTAATAACTCATATTCTATACAAAATAAGCATAcaagtttattttttaaaatgacaAATTTTACACTGTTTTCAGGATCCAAATTTTCCCTACTAAATATATCTTCATCACAATGTTCAAAACTTACATTAATTGTTGCTGTGTGtattattactaaattattgtga
- the LOC100643910 gene encoding uncharacterized protein LOC100643910 isoform X2, with amino-acid sequence MWWIFLLNYVTIGLSLRLAAYISSGGLHGEIRFEKVTETSVRIRFSLQTTLQYPDQQWLWSVTQFPVDYTRIDDRCSRQHIGESIIDLTELVGPLDMPGNETGSVEISGISLTGEMGLWGKGLIFQDTYSSRTICASITVLEKNVEKFAEARFLETIAGSVWFRWLGGHGGDNISDTIIYVNLYHVNNKKLQGTKYTEHYWKIYVTDIFDISKDKSSCNILQTVFDPDNAGNGKAIGDIDARLGKIKVAVNHRNEYKTVYKDSKLSLLPSTDLLGPHRQLYLVIFHPKHDDSILHCSKINHRKPILAKTLINSHGIKGDVSLSQVTPFDPTWVNVSLTPINDLGTRLRYATKIKSYNIHELPPDPIKASNNFAKVCETTKKMYNPSNINIMDVPPAGLGTQDQYAIGDLSGKLQGRKEGSYHYDILPGSAKLNGIYWDTYLPLSGTHSVIHRSLVLHKYNETDNKSTVPWICGTLNLYLPDNIGQIPMVTAQVIYRYPIVGKIIFRQPKNDPQMDTTIIIENLVHADGNALNNSELHRWMVHDNPPGKDYYNWTGRCLSAGEPYNPYKVEWNSNPSEYCSMSEASLYRVGDLTRHSTINIAGKKLYGTLLTRRLFTDTMLPLSGPHSILGKSLVIYDDHGPRARGERLACSIISETYHRKAVARDWFGNGETISLRGKLEFLQQNEYDITNIELNLDGLDGKMSGYHIHMTPIEQDLEFPCESTSLYGHWNPFGINVSNTLSAGEGTTDQYEMGDLSGKFGTLENRKRYMKTFNDTILPLFGLNSILGRSIVIHKKQKNLRWACSTIERGYSPSEARELRAIASFHHPQGFAYGYIRMTQLIHHDGSQSETIIEIKLRHPGKHDRNITRNHNWAIYVNPVGVDAAVQVKDTRCVAGGYIWNPYFTQLADPLNDDLYRQECGSDLPLRCYVGDISGRLGPIDIGLQRQVFTDSNFPLAGTVSAMGRSIVIFDKNFGTDRFACANIEPDNDIVKYTNIRKPPRFVVAQFLEDVRKIIGVPDWMLSIDTRKTKILHSGACIQFLMHFRGPIASTLEQDFNKLISTGRLDTPSLYIPGYVPTKRKATLGYRQCGNQDPNDKRSKFSLLNISSSQCSKLTLIVAVCIITKLL; translated from the exons ATGTGGTGGATCTTTTTACTAAATTATG TTACCATTGGCTTGTCACTGCGTCTTGCCGCATATATTTCTTCTGGCGGTCTTCACGGAGAAATTCGATTCGAAAAAGTCACAGAAACGTCCGTAAGAATTCGATTTTCACTTCAAACTACTCTTCAATATCCAGACCAACAATGGCTTTGGTCAGTTACTCAGTTTCCTGTTGATTACACACGTATAGACGATAGATGCAGTAGACAACATATTGGAGAGAG CATTATCGACTTAACGGAACTTGTTGGACCACTCGATATGCCTGGAAATGAAACAGGATCAGTGGAAATTTCGGGCATAAGTTTAACCGGAGAAATGGGTTTATGGGGCAAAGGTCTAATATTCCAAGACACATATTCATCCAGAACCATTTGTGCTTCGATAACG GTACTAGAAAAGAATGTAGAGAAATTTGCGGAAGCACGTTTTCTCGAAACTATAGCGGGAAGCGTATGGTTTCGATGGCTGGGTGGTCACGGTGGTGATAATATTAGCGATacaataatttatgtaaatttgtatcatgttaataacaaaaaattgcAAGGTACAAAGTACACAGAAcattattggaaaatttatgTGACGGACATTTTTGACATCAGTAAAG ACAAATCAAGTTGCAATATTTTACAAACTGTCTTTGATCCTGATAACGCGGGCAATGGCAAAGCGATTGGTGATAtcgatgcacgtttaggcaagATAAAAGTAGCTGTAAATCATCGTAACGAATATAAAACCGTATACAAAGATTCAAAGTTGTCTCTACTACCTTCTACTGATTTACTCGGACCACATCGTCAATTATATTTAGTCATATTTCATCCGAAACATGATGACTCCATTTTACATTGCAGTAAGATTAATCATAGAAAACCTATCCTTGCCAA AACTTTAATTAATTCTCACGGTATCAAAGGAGATGTATCTTTATCTCAAGTGACTCCATTCGATCCAACATGGGTTAACGTATCATTGACACCAATCAATGATTTAGGAACGAGATTACGCTATGCTACTAagataaagtcatacaatattcaTGAACTACCTCCAGATCCAATAAAAGCTTCGAATAACTTTGCCAAAGTATGCGAAACAACTAAGAAAATGTATAATCCAAGTAATATCAATATAATGGATGTACCACCAGCAG GGCTTGGAACTCAAGATCAATATGCTATTGGTGATCTTTCTGGGAAACTTCAAGGTCGTAAAGAAGGATCGTATCATTATGATATCTTGCCAGGGAGTGCCAAACTTAATGGAATTTATTGGGATACATACCTTCCACTCTCAGGAACACATAGTGTAATTCACAGAAGCCTTGTTcttcataa ATATAATGAAACTGATAATAAGAGCACCGTACCATGGATCTGCGGTACCTTGAATCTTTATTTACCAGATAATATTGGACAAATACCAATGGTAACCGCACAAGTAATATACAGATATCCCATTGTTGGGAAAATAATTTTCCGTCAACCTAAAAATGACCCTCAAATGGATACTAccattataatagaaaatttagtTCATGCAGATGGTAACGCTTTAAATAATTCAGAATTACACAG gtGGATGGTTCATGATAATCCACCAGGCAAAGATTATTATAACTGGACAGGCAGATGTTTAAGTGCTGGTGAACCTTATAATCCTTATAAG GTAGAATGGAATTCAAATCCTAGTGAATATTGTTCAATGTCAGAAGCATCATTATATCGTGTGGGTGACCTAACAAGACATAGTACAATCAACATTGCTGGCAAAAAGCTTTATGGGACCCTATTAACACGAAGACTCTTCACGGATACAATGTTACCTTTGTCAGGTCCCCATAGTATATTAGGTAAAAGTTTAGTGATATATGATGACCATGGACCTCGTGCAAGAGGAGAAAGACTAGCATGTTCAAT AATTAGTGAAACATACCATCGCAAAGCAGTAGCAAGAGACTGGTTTGGAAATGGAGAAACAATTTCGCTAAGAGGAAAATTAGAATTCTTACAACAAAATGAATATGATATCACAAATATAGAACTAAACCTTGATGGTCTAGATGGAAAAATGAGTGGATATCACATACATATG ACTCCAATTGAGCAAGATTTAGAATTTCCATGTGAAAGTACATCCCTGTATGGACATTGGAATCCATTTGGTATCAATGTAAGTAACACGTTATCTGCAGGAGAAGGAACAACTGATCAGTATGAAATGGGTGATCTCAGTGGAAAGTTTGGCActttagaaaatagaaaaagatatatgAAAACTTTCAATGATACAATACTTCCTTTATTTGGACTAAATAGTATACTAGGTCGAAGTATAGTGATTCACAAAAAGCAAAAAAATTTAAG ATGGGCATGTTCAACTATAGAAAGGGGATATTCGCCATCTGAGGCTAGAGAATTAAGAGCAATTGCATCTTTTCATCATCCACAAGGTTTTGCATATGGCTATATAAGAAtg ACACAACTTATTCACCATGATGGTAGTCAAAGTGAAacgataattgaaataaaattacgacATCCTGGAAAACACGATCGTAATATT ACAAGAAACCACAATTGGGCGATATATGTAAATCCTGTTGGAGTAGATGCAGCTGTTCAAGTAAAGGATACTAGATGTGTAGCTGGTGGATATATATGGAATCCCTACTTTACACAGTTAGCAGATCctttaaat gATGATCTGTACAGACAAGAATGTGGTTCTGATTTACCACTTAGATGTTATGTAGGAGATATATCAGGTCGATTGGGTCCTATCGATATAGGACTTCAAAGACAAGTTTTTACAGACTCAAATTTTCCATTAGCAGGAACAGTATCTGCAATGGGAAGATCTATTGTTATTTTTGACAAAAATTTTGGGACTGACAGATTTGCATGTGCTAACATTGAACCTGATAACGACATTGTGAAGTATACAAATATAAGAAAACCACCACGCTTTGTAGT GGCACAATTTCTAGAAGATGTAAGAAAAATTATAGGTGTTCCAGATTGGATGTTATCCATAGATACTAGGAAAACGAAAATTTTACATAGTGGAGCATGCATTCAGTTTTTAATGCATTTTAGGG GTCCAATTGCTAGCACCTTAGAACAAGATTTTAATAAACTTATATCAACTGGACGATTAGACACACCTAGTTTGTATATTCCAGGATATGTTCCAACAAAACGAAAAGCAACATTAGGTTATCGTCAATGTGGAAATCAAGATCCAAATGATAAAA GATCCAAATTTTCCCTACTAAATATATCTTCATCACAATGTTCAAAACTTACATTAATTGTTGCTGTGTGtattattactaaattattgtga
- the LOC100643910 gene encoding uncharacterized protein LOC100643910 isoform X3 translates to MPGNETGSVEISGISLTGEMGLWGKGLIFQDTYSSRTICASITVLEKNVEKFAEARFLETIAGSVWFRWLGGHGGDNISDTIIYVNLYHVNNKKLQGTKYTEHYWKIYVTDIFDISKDKSSCNILQTVFDPDNAGNGKAIGDIDARLGKIKVAVNHRNEYKTVYKDSKLSLLPSTDLLGPHRQLYLVIFHPKHDDSILHCSKINHRKPILAKTLINSHGIKGDVSLSQVTPFDPTWVNVSLTPINDLGTRLRYATKIKSYNIHELPPDPIKASNNFAKVCETTKKMYNPSNINIMDVPPAGLGTQDQYAIGDLSGKLQGRKEGSYHYDILPGSAKLNGIYWDTYLPLSGTHSVIHRSLVLHKYNETDNKSTVPWICGTLNLYLPDNIGQIPMVTAQVIYRYPIVGKIIFRQPKNDPQMDTTIIIENLVHADGNALNNSELHRWMVHDNPPGKDYYNWTGRCLSAGEPYNPYKVEWNSNPSEYCSMSEASLYRVGDLTRHSTINIAGKKLYGTLLTRRLFTDTMLPLSGPHSILGKSLVIYDDHGPRARGERLACSIISETYHRKAVARDWFGNGETISLRGKLEFLQQNEYDITNIELNLDGLDGKMSGYHIHMTPIEQDLEFPCESTSLYGHWNPFGINVSNTLSAGEGTTDQYEMGDLSGKFGTLENRKRYMKTFNDTILPLFGLNSILGRSIVIHKKQKNLRWACSTIERGYSPSEARELRAIASFHHPQGFAYGYIRMTQLIHHDGSQSETIIEIKLRHPGKHDRNITRNHNWAIYVNPVGVDAAVQVKDTRCVAGGYIWNPYFTQLADPLNDDLYRQECGSDLPLRCYVGDISGRLGPIDIGLQRQVFTDSNFPLAGTVSAMGRSIVIFDKNFGTDRFACANIEPDNDIVKYTNIRKPPRFVVAQFLEDVRKIIGVPDWMLSIDTRKTKILHSGACIQFLMHFRGPIASTLEQDFNKLISTGRLDTPSLYIPGYVPTKRKATLGYRQCGNQDPNDKSNNSYSIQNKHTSLFFKMTNFTLFSGSKFSLLNISSSQCSKLTLIVAVCIITKLL, encoded by the exons ATGCCTGGAAATGAAACAGGATCAGTGGAAATTTCGGGCATAAGTTTAACCGGAGAAATGGGTTTATGGGGCAAAGGTCTAATATTCCAAGACACATATTCATCCAGAACCATTTGTGCTTCGATAACG GTACTAGAAAAGAATGTAGAGAAATTTGCGGAAGCACGTTTTCTCGAAACTATAGCGGGAAGCGTATGGTTTCGATGGCTGGGTGGTCACGGTGGTGATAATATTAGCGATacaataatttatgtaaatttgtatcatgttaataacaaaaaattgcAAGGTACAAAGTACACAGAAcattattggaaaatttatgTGACGGACATTTTTGACATCAGTAAAG ACAAATCAAGTTGCAATATTTTACAAACTGTCTTTGATCCTGATAACGCGGGCAATGGCAAAGCGATTGGTGATAtcgatgcacgtttaggcaagATAAAAGTAGCTGTAAATCATCGTAACGAATATAAAACCGTATACAAAGATTCAAAGTTGTCTCTACTACCTTCTACTGATTTACTCGGACCACATCGTCAATTATATTTAGTCATATTTCATCCGAAACATGATGACTCCATTTTACATTGCAGTAAGATTAATCATAGAAAACCTATCCTTGCCAA AACTTTAATTAATTCTCACGGTATCAAAGGAGATGTATCTTTATCTCAAGTGACTCCATTCGATCCAACATGGGTTAACGTATCATTGACACCAATCAATGATTTAGGAACGAGATTACGCTATGCTACTAagataaagtcatacaatattcaTGAACTACCTCCAGATCCAATAAAAGCTTCGAATAACTTTGCCAAAGTATGCGAAACAACTAAGAAAATGTATAATCCAAGTAATATCAATATAATGGATGTACCACCAGCAG GGCTTGGAACTCAAGATCAATATGCTATTGGTGATCTTTCTGGGAAACTTCAAGGTCGTAAAGAAGGATCGTATCATTATGATATCTTGCCAGGGAGTGCCAAACTTAATGGAATTTATTGGGATACATACCTTCCACTCTCAGGAACACATAGTGTAATTCACAGAAGCCTTGTTcttcataa ATATAATGAAACTGATAATAAGAGCACCGTACCATGGATCTGCGGTACCTTGAATCTTTATTTACCAGATAATATTGGACAAATACCAATGGTAACCGCACAAGTAATATACAGATATCCCATTGTTGGGAAAATAATTTTCCGTCAACCTAAAAATGACCCTCAAATGGATACTAccattataatagaaaatttagtTCATGCAGATGGTAACGCTTTAAATAATTCAGAATTACACAG gtGGATGGTTCATGATAATCCACCAGGCAAAGATTATTATAACTGGACAGGCAGATGTTTAAGTGCTGGTGAACCTTATAATCCTTATAAG GTAGAATGGAATTCAAATCCTAGTGAATATTGTTCAATGTCAGAAGCATCATTATATCGTGTGGGTGACCTAACAAGACATAGTACAATCAACATTGCTGGCAAAAAGCTTTATGGGACCCTATTAACACGAAGACTCTTCACGGATACAATGTTACCTTTGTCAGGTCCCCATAGTATATTAGGTAAAAGTTTAGTGATATATGATGACCATGGACCTCGTGCAAGAGGAGAAAGACTAGCATGTTCAAT AATTAGTGAAACATACCATCGCAAAGCAGTAGCAAGAGACTGGTTTGGAAATGGAGAAACAATTTCGCTAAGAGGAAAATTAGAATTCTTACAACAAAATGAATATGATATCACAAATATAGAACTAAACCTTGATGGTCTAGATGGAAAAATGAGTGGATATCACATACATATG ACTCCAATTGAGCAAGATTTAGAATTTCCATGTGAAAGTACATCCCTGTATGGACATTGGAATCCATTTGGTATCAATGTAAGTAACACGTTATCTGCAGGAGAAGGAACAACTGATCAGTATGAAATGGGTGATCTCAGTGGAAAGTTTGGCActttagaaaatagaaaaagatatatgAAAACTTTCAATGATACAATACTTCCTTTATTTGGACTAAATAGTATACTAGGTCGAAGTATAGTGATTCACAAAAAGCAAAAAAATTTAAG ATGGGCATGTTCAACTATAGAAAGGGGATATTCGCCATCTGAGGCTAGAGAATTAAGAGCAATTGCATCTTTTCATCATCCACAAGGTTTTGCATATGGCTATATAAGAAtg ACACAACTTATTCACCATGATGGTAGTCAAAGTGAAacgataattgaaataaaattacgacATCCTGGAAAACACGATCGTAATATT ACAAGAAACCACAATTGGGCGATATATGTAAATCCTGTTGGAGTAGATGCAGCTGTTCAAGTAAAGGATACTAGATGTGTAGCTGGTGGATATATATGGAATCCCTACTTTACACAGTTAGCAGATCctttaaat gATGATCTGTACAGACAAGAATGTGGTTCTGATTTACCACTTAGATGTTATGTAGGAGATATATCAGGTCGATTGGGTCCTATCGATATAGGACTTCAAAGACAAGTTTTTACAGACTCAAATTTTCCATTAGCAGGAACAGTATCTGCAATGGGAAGATCTATTGTTATTTTTGACAAAAATTTTGGGACTGACAGATTTGCATGTGCTAACATTGAACCTGATAACGACATTGTGAAGTATACAAATATAAGAAAACCACCACGCTTTGTAGT GGCACAATTTCTAGAAGATGTAAGAAAAATTATAGGTGTTCCAGATTGGATGTTATCCATAGATACTAGGAAAACGAAAATTTTACATAGTGGAGCATGCATTCAGTTTTTAATGCATTTTAGGG GTCCAATTGCTAGCACCTTAGAACAAGATTTTAATAAACTTATATCAACTGGACGATTAGACACACCTAGTTTGTATATTCCAGGATATGTTCCAACAAAACGAAAAGCAACATTAGGTTATCGTCAATGTGGAAATCAAGATCCAAATGATAAAAGTAATAACTCATATTCTATACAAAATAAGCATAcaagtttattttttaaaatgacaAATTTTACACTGTTTTCAGGATCCAAATTTTCCCTACTAAATATATCTTCATCACAATGTTCAAAACTTACATTAATTGTTGCTGTGTGtattattactaaattattgtga